A section of the Triticum dicoccoides isolate Atlit2015 ecotype Zavitan chromosome 7A, WEW_v2.0, whole genome shotgun sequence genome encodes:
- the LOC119328906 gene encoding protein OVEREXPRESSOR OF CATIONIC PEROXIDASE 3-like, whose translation MATTVVPLASAMAAAPRSRLRGAPDLSPFLGIRPLLCRSPRGVACALRRPSKYKNKIKNEVVVAEDDIDGGDEDDDEGGLEALFKHLEEDLKNDDLSVEDDDDDEISEEDMARFEQVLAEAIGDVDVADESAVDLVSGSEVAGNDEAADPVEPPELKSWQLRRLARAMQIGRRKTSIKNLAGELGLDRGLVIELLRNPPPELLLMSDSLPDEAPSKPETKEIEPSPVADEVVVDEIDATEANPQMDLPVHIMSTEWSAQKRLKKAQLETLEKVYFKSKRPTNTMISSIVQVTSLPRKTIIKWFEDRREQDGVPDRRAAYMRSLSETVAS comes from the exons ATGGCGACGACGGTGGTGCCGCTCGCCTCGGCCATGGCCGCCGCTCCAAGGTCTCGCCTCCGGGGCGCCCCAGACCTCTCCCCGTTCCTCGGGATCCGCCCGCTCCTCTGCCGCTCTCCGCGCGGCGTCGCCTGCGCCCTTCGCCGACCTTCCAAGTACAAG AATAAAATTAAGAACGAGGTGGTGGTAGCAGAGGATGACATTGATGGCGgtgacgaggatgacgacgagggtGGGTTGGAAGCGCTTTTCAAGCACctggaagaagatctgaagaacgacGATTTGTCTgtcgaggatgatgatgatgatgaaatatCAGAGGAAGACATGGCCAGGTTTGAACAGGTATTGGCAGAAGCCATTGGAGATGTCGATGTTGCTGATGAATCTGCAGTAGATTTGGTGTCAGGCTccgaagttgctggtaatgatgagGCAGCAGATCCAGTCGAACCGCCAGAGCTCAAAAGCTGGCAGCTCCGGAGATTGGCTCGTGCAATGCAAATCGGTCGGCGTAAAACTAGT ATAAAGAATCTTGCAGGGGAGCTTGGCCTGGATAGGGGTTTGGTCATTGAATTGCTCCGCAATCCGCCTCCAGAACTTCTACTTATGTCTGATTCTTTGCCTGATGAAGCCCCCTCTAAACCTGAAACTAAGGAAATAGAGCCCTCTCCAGTAGCTGATGAGGTTGTAGTTGATGAGATTGATGCCACTGAAGCCAATCCACAGATGGACCTCCCGGTTCATATCATGAGCACAGAATGGTCTGCGCAGAAAAGGCTGAAAAAGGCGCAACTGGAAACACTGGAAAAAGTTTACTTCAAATCCAAACGCCCCACT AATACTATGATCAGTAGCATAGTTCAAGTTACAAGCCTTCCACGAAAGACCATTATTAAGTGGTTTGAGGATAGAAGGGAGCAAGATGGTGTACCAGACCGTCGCGCCGCATACATGAGATCCCTATCTGAGACGGTGGCTAGTTGA
- the LOC119328907 gene encoding uncharacterized protein At1g15400-like has translation MEGLQRSSSTFRRSGSSGLVWDERFLTEGAEAQAAGEGGADDAQPEMRRSRSTGGVGMMLRRGGDDKKQQQQKKKEQQGQKKDEERDPQVFRTKEVAPDVDPPSPRVSGCILCAIFGGSGSGSGSSPAARRGRAKPKRKQRPAA, from the coding sequence ATGGAAGGGTTGCAGAGATCGTCCTCGACTTTCAGACGGTCCGGCTCGTCGGGCCTGGTGTGGGACGAGCGGTTCCTGACCGAGGGCGCCGAGGCGCAGGCcgccggcgagggcggcgccgatgacgcccagccGGAGATGCGGCGCTCCCGGAGCACCGGCGGCGTCGGGATGATGCTGCGCCGGGGCGGCGACgacaagaagcagcagcagcagaaaaagaaggagcaacaaggcCAGAAGAAGGACGAGGAGCGCGATCCCCAGGTGTTCCGGACCAAGGAGGTGGCCCCGGACGTGGACCCGCCGTCGCCGAGGGTGTCCGGCTGCATCCTCTGCGCCATCTTCgggggctccggctccggctccggctccagcccCGCGGCGCGCCGAGGCCGCGCCAAGCCGAAGAGGAAGCAacggccggcggcgtga
- the LOC119331915 gene encoding 4-hydroxyphenylacetaldehyde oxime monooxygenase-like — translation MAASSPPKSQPITMGPLPPLVLALFLLPLLYLFFRGGSKGRSTQGARNAPGPPKQLPVLGNLLQLGGRPHRYFQSLTQKYGPVVQVQLGRVRMVVVASPEAAKEVLRTNDLHCCSRPNSPGARMLSYNFLDVAFGPYSDYWREMRKLLVLELLSVRRVQSFAYARAAEVDRLVSSLAGTPPGTPVDLSEQLYALSDGIIGTVAFGKMYGSESFERTSFQRMMDETLRVLGSFTFEDFFPSSALARWADALTGVASRRRRVFLRIDRFFDAVIDKHLEPGRLAAGVQEDMVDALVKMWRDQDGALALTRDNIKGILMDTFAGGIDTCAVTTIWIMAELMRNPRVMRKAQSEVRAAVGNKSRVYEEDAQGLKYLKMIVKENFRLHPPGPLLIPRETMQSCEVAGYSVPAGTRIHVNVWAMGRDPEIWDRPEEFFPERFEDAQVDFRGLHFELLPFGSGRRACPAVAMGVANVEVVLANLLYCFDWELPEGVKEDDVDMEETGQLVFSKKVALELVPVKR, via the exons ATGGCTGCCTCTTCTCCTCCCAAGTCCCAACCCATCACTATGGGGCCTCTTCCGCCGCTCGTATTAGCACTCTTTCTCCTACCTCTCCTCTACTTGTTCTTCAGGGGCGGTAGCAAGGGACGATCGACACAGGGAGCAAGAAACGCTCCCGGGCCGCCGAAACAGCTTCCCGTGCTCGGCAACCTCCTGCAGCTCGGCGGCCGGCCACACCGGTACTTCCAGTCGCTCACCCAGAAGTACGGGCCGGTGGTGCAGGTGCAGCTCGGCCGCGTGCGGATGGTCGTCGTCGCGTCGCCTGAGGCGGCCAAGGAGGTTCTCCGGACGAACGACCTGCACTGCTGCAGCCGCCCAAATTCACCAG GTGCGAGGATGCTGAGCTACAACTTCCTCGACGTGGCTTTCGGCCCCTACAGCGACTACTGGCGCGAGATGCGGAAGCTCCTCGTGCTGGAGCTGCTGAGCGTGAGGCGCGTCCAGTCCTTCGCCTACGCCCGGGCCGCAGAGGTGGACCGCCTTGTCTCCTCCCTCGCCGGCACCCCTCCGGGCACCCCCGTCGACCTCAGCGAGCAGCTGTACGCGCTCTCGGACGGCATCATCGGCACGGTGGCCTTCGGGAAGATGTACGGGTCGGAGTCGTTCGAGAGGACCAGCTTCCAGCGGATGATGGACGAGACGCTGCGGGTGCTCGGCAGCTTCACGTTCGAGGACTTCTTCCCGTCGTCGGCGCTCGCACGGTGGGCGGACGCCCTCACCGGCGTGGCGTCGCGGCGGCGGAGGGTCTTCCTCAGGATCGATAGGTTCTTCGACGCGGTCATCGACAAGCACCTCGAGCCGGGGAGGCTGGCGGCCGGGGTGCAGGAGGACATGGTCGACGCGCTGGTGAAGATGTGGAGGGATCAAGATGGGGCTCTGGCGCTGACGCGTGATAACATCAAGGGAATCCTGATG GATACATTCGCCGGTGGGATCGACACTTGCGCTGTGACGACGATCTGGATCATGGCGGAGCTGATGAGGAACCCAAGGGTGATGCGGAAGGCGCAGTCGGAGGTACGCGCCGCGGTGGGGAACAAATCCAGAGTGTACGAAGAAGACGCCCAGGGCCTCAAGTACCTCAAGATGATAGTGAAGGAGAACTTCAGGCTCCACCCGCCGGGGCCTCTGCTGATCCCAAGAGAGACCATGCAGAGCTGCGAGGTCGCCGGCTACAGCGTGCCCGCGGGCACCAGGATACACGTCAACGTCTGGGCCATGGGGAGAGACCCGGAGATATGGGACAGGCCGGAGGAGTTCTTCCCCGAGCGGTTCGAGGACGCGCAGGTTGATTTCAGGGGGCTGCacttcgagctccttccgttcgggtCGGGACGAAGGGCCTGCCCTGCCGTCGCCATGGGCGTGGCCAATGTGGAGGTCGTGCTGGCCAACCTGTTGTACTGCTTCGACTGGGAGCTTCCCGAGGGCGTGAAGGAGGACGACGTCGATATGGAGGAAACAGGGCAGCTTGTTTTCAGCAAGAAGGTGGCTCTTGAGCTTGTGCCAGTTAAGCGGTAG